One genomic window of Mus pahari chromosome 23, PAHARI_EIJ_v1.1, whole genome shotgun sequence includes the following:
- the Znf394 gene encoding zinc finger protein 394, translating into MAAGSGIAPPPLGAGLCTVKVEEDSPGSQESSGSGDWQNPETSRKRFRQLRYQEVAGPEEALSRLWELCRRWLRPELRSKEQIMELLVLEQFLTILPQELQAYVRDHCPESGEEAAALARTLQRALDRASPQGFVTFKDVAESLTWEEWEQLAAARKGFCEESTKDAGSTVVPDLETRAVNTDVILKQEILKEAEPQAWLQEVSQGKVAAFTKCGDTSEDWEEKLPKTAALLQHQSSPEEQGCTAVPLLTDVSRDESDSKNNEFENSGSSVFGQHIQTAEGLGTNGQCGEDHKQGFHVKCHTVKPHSSVDSTLGLLETQRQFQEDKPYKCDSCEKRFRQRSDLFKHQRIHTGEKPYQCQECGKSFSQSAALVKHQRTHTGEKPYACPECGECFRQSSHLSRHQRTHASEKYYKCEECGEIFHVSSLFRHQRLHKGERPYKCEDCEKSFKQRSDLFKHQRIHTGEKPYACVVCGRRFSQSATLIKHQRTHTGEKPYKCFQCGERFRQSTHLVRHRRIHQNSVS; encoded by the exons ATGGCCGCGGGCTCTGGGATCGCCCCGCCACCTCTCGGTGCTGGGCTTTGTACGGTGAAGGTGGAGGAGGACTCTCCGGGGAGTCAGGAGTCCTCCGGTTCCGGGGATTGGCAGAACCCCGAGACTTCTCGAAAAAGGTTCAGGCAGTTGCGCTACCAGGAAGTGGCCGGCCCTGAGGAGGCGCTGAGCCGACTCTGGGAGCTCTGTCGGCGGTGGCTGAGGCCCGAGCTGCGCTCCAAGGAGCAGATCATGGAGCTGCTGGTGCTGGAGCAGTTCCTCACCATCCTgccccaggagctccaggcctACGTGCGGGACCACTGCCCTGAAAGTGGGGAGGAGGCTGCCGCCTTGGCGCGGACTCTACAGAGAGCACTGGACCGGGCCTCTCCGCAG GGCTTTGTGACCTTCAAGGATGTGGCAGAATCTCTGACCTGGGAAGAGTGGGAACAGCTGGCTGCAGCTCGGAAGGGTTTCTGCGAAGAGAGCACAAAGGATGCTGGGAGCACAGTTGTGCCTG aCTTGGAAACTAGAGCTGTGAACACAGATGTGATTCTAAAGCAAGAAATTTTAAAGGAGGCAGAGCCACAGGCATGGCTACAAGAAGTGTCCCAGGGAAAGGTCGCAGCATTTACCAAATGCGGTGATACCTCTGAGGACTGGGAGGAAAAGCTGCCAAAAACTGCTGCATTACTGCAGCACCAGAGCTCTCCTGAAGAGCAAGGATGCACTGCCGTCCCACTTCTCACTGATGTGTCCAGGGATGAAAGTGActctaaaaataatgaatttgagaACAGTGGCAGTTCTGTCTTTGGTCAGCACATCCAGACAGCAGAGGGACTGGGCACCAACGGTCAATGTGGGGAAGACCACAAACAAGGTTTCCATGTGAAGTGCCATACAGTGAAGCCTCACAGCTCTGTGGACAGTACTTTGGGGCTTCTTGAGACCCAGAGGCAGTTCCAGGAAGACAAACCTTATAAATGTGATAGCTGCGAGAAGAGATTCAGACAGCGCTCAGACCTCTTCAAACACCAGAGAATCCACACAGGCGAGAAGCCCTATCAGTGCCAAGAGTGCGGGAAAAGCTTCAGTCAGAGCGCTGCCCTCGTTAAGCACCAGCGGACACACACAGGTGAGAAGCCATATGCATGCCCAGAATGCGGGGAGTGCTTCAGGCAGAGCTCACATCTGAGTCGGCATCAGAGAACCCATGCCAGTGAGAAGTACTATAAATGTGAGGAGTGTGGGGAAATCTTTCATGTTTCCAGCCTGTTTAGACATCAGAGACTACATAAAGGGGAGAGACCATACAAGTGTGAAGACTGTGAGAAGAGCTTCAAACAGCGCTCAGACCTCTTTAAGCACCAGagaatccatacaggagagaagccctatgCATGTGTTGTCTGTGGGAGAAGATTCAGTCAGAGCGCCACCCTCATTAAACACCAGAGAACtcacacaggagaaaaaccttATAAATGTTTTCAATGTGGTGAAAGATTTAGACAGAGTACACACCTTGTCCGACACCGAAGAATCCATCAAAATTCAGTCTCCTAG
- the Zkscan5 gene encoding zinc finger protein with KRAB and SCAN domains 5 isoform X2 translates to MIMTESKAVRHLEPPAETSQEQADLLIVKVEEEDCSWMQGHHRPVLEPFYQRFKHFQYHEAAGPREALSQLRVLCCEWLRPELHTKEQILELLVLEQFLTILPEEFQAWVREHHPESGEEAVAVIESIQRELEERGQQIATSPEVLPQKTVPPGATQESFGHQFLPVEAQPDQESQNLLEEHALPVLQVPSVPLKDSQELTDSLLSAEPQKLVKIEDVADVAVSFILEEWGHLDQSQKSLSRDGRKEHCESTTPVDYEPKEGNLELMVQQVSDAADPHWVAEERTEKNGVQCQESGEVSDLKDMVQRWQVNPTSGNPRQKRSLSSGPDVNRKQKSNGERGHRCGDCGKFFLQASNFIQHRRIHTGEKPFKCGECGKSYNQRVHLTQHQRVHTGEKPYKCQAVTEEVRTLN, encoded by the exons ATGATAATGACAGAATCCAAGGCAGTTAGACACCTAGAGCCTCCCGCTGAGACTTCACAAGAGCAAGCAGACCTTCTCATAGTGAAAGTAGAAGAAGAGGACTGCTCCTGGATGCAGGGACACCACCGGCCAGTGCTTGAGCCTTTTTACCAGCGCTTCAAGCACTTCCAGTACCATGAGGCAGCAGGACCCCGCGAGGCTCTCAGCCAGCTCCGGGTTCTCTGTTGTGAGTGGCTGAGGCCGGAGCTGCACACCAAAGAGCAGATCCTGGAGCTGCTGGTGCTCGAGCAGTTCCTCACCATCCTGCCTGAAGAGTTTCAGGCCTGGGTGAGAGAGCATCACCCCGAGAGCGGGGAAGAAGCTGTGGCTGTGATAGAGAGTATCCAGAGAGAGCTGGAGGAGCGCGGACAACAG ATTGCCACGAGTCCCGAAGTGCTTCCTCAGAAGACGGTGCCACCCGGAGCCACGCAGGAGTCCTTCGGTCACCAGTTTCTACCTGTGGAGGCCCAGCCCGATCAAGAGTCACAGAATCTTCTGGAGGAACATG CCCTTCCTGTTCTCCAGGTTCCTTCTGTTCCCCTGAAGGACAGCCAGGAACTGACAGATTCACTCCTCTCAGCTGAGCCCCAG AAGTTGGTGAAAATTGAAGATGTGGCTGATGTAGCTGTGTCCTTCATCCTGGAGGAATGGGGACATTTGGACCAGTCTCAGAAGTCTCTCAGTAGGGATGGCAGAAAGGAGCATTGTGAGAGTACCACTCCTGTGG ATTATGAGCCCAAGGAGGGCAACTTAGAGCTGATGGTGCAGCAGGTCTCCGATGCAGCCGACCCCCACTGGGTGGCCGAAGAACGTACGGAAAAGAACGGTGTTCAGTGTCAAGAGTCTGGCGAAGTCAGTGACCTGAAGGACATGGTGCAGAGGTGGCAGGTGAATCCCACTTCGGGGAATCCAAGGCAGAAAAGATCTCTGAGCTCAGGTCCGGATGTTAACCGGAAGCAGAAATCGAATGGCGAACGAGGCCACAGATGCGGTGACTGCGGGAAGTTTTTCCTCCAAGCCTCAAACTTCATTCAGCACCGGAGGatccacactggagagaaaccgtTTAAATGTGGGGAGTGTGGAAAAAGCTACAACCAGCGGGTTCACCTCACTCAGCATCAGAGAGTCCACACCGGCGAGAAGCCCTACAAGTGTCAG GCAGTGACAGAAGAAGTAAGAACACTAAACTAA
- the Atp5mf gene encoding ATP synthase subunit f, mitochondrial, with amino-acid sequence MASLVPLKEKKLMEVKLGELPSWIMMRDFTPSGIAGAFRRGYDRYYNKYINVRKGSISGISMVLAAYVVFSYCISYKELKHERRRKYH; translated from the exons ATGGCGTCGCTCG TGCCATTGAAGGAGAAGAAGCTCATGGAAGTCAAACTTGGAGAGCTGCCGAGCTGGATAATGATGCGGGATTTCACCCCCAGTGGCATTGCAGGAGCCTTTCGGAGAG GGTATGACCGGTATTACAACAAGTACATCAACGTTCGGAAAGGCAGCATCTCGGGAATTAGCATGGTCCTGGCAGCCTACGTGGTTTTCAGCTACTGCATTTCCTACAAGGAACTCA AACATGAGCGGCGACGCAAGTACCACTGA